In the genome of Carnobacterium pleistocenium FTR1, one region contains:
- the murC gene encoding UDP-N-acetylmuramate--L-alanine ligase: MNKETIYHFVGIKGSGMSALALILHDKGFKVQGSDIEKYFFTQKNIEEAGIPILNFSKENIHPGLTVIAGNAFPDDHEEIIAAKEIGLSVIRYHDFLGQFIGHYNSIAVTGSHGKTSTTGLLAHVLSTLKNTSYLIGDGTGHGVPDADFFILEACEYRRHFLAYRPDYAIMTNIDFDHPDYYSSIDDVFDAFQSMASQVKKAIVACGDDEQLQKLQANVPILYYGFGDHNDFQAKNMTRSTTGSTFDVYVRDEFYGHFDIPIFGKHNILNALSVIAICQYENIDKEGIIENLKTFKGVKRRFTEKQMLDMVIIDDYAHHPSEIRATIDAARQKYPDKEIIAIFQPHTFTRTVALLSEFAESLNLADSIYLCDIFGSVREDQGNITIQDMADKINNGAVILSEENMSPLLEHHDAVAIFMGAGDVQKFELAYETLLSHSSLTK; this comes from the coding sequence ATGAATAAAGAAACAATTTATCATTTCGTTGGTATCAAAGGTTCAGGTATGAGTGCTCTTGCTTTAATTTTGCATGATAAAGGATTTAAAGTTCAAGGTTCCGATATAGAAAAATACTTTTTCACTCAAAAAAATATTGAAGAAGCTGGCATTCCAATTTTAAATTTTAGCAAAGAAAATATTCATCCAGGATTAACCGTAATTGCTGGAAATGCTTTTCCAGATGATCATGAAGAGATTATTGCAGCAAAAGAAATAGGTTTATCTGTTATCCGTTACCATGATTTTCTTGGACAGTTTATTGGTCATTATAACAGTATTGCGGTTACTGGTTCACACGGAAAAACAAGCACTACGGGTTTGTTGGCTCATGTCTTAAGTACACTTAAAAATACAAGTTATTTGATTGGAGATGGTACAGGTCATGGTGTACCTGATGCAGACTTCTTTATACTAGAAGCTTGTGAATACCGTCGTCATTTTTTAGCCTATCGACCAGATTATGCTATTATGACAAATATTGATTTTGATCATCCTGACTACTATAGCAGTATTGATGATGTCTTTGATGCTTTCCAATCAATGGCTAGTCAAGTGAAGAAAGCCATTGTTGCTTGTGGTGATGATGAACAACTTCAAAAACTTCAAGCTAATGTACCCATTTTATATTATGGATTTGGAGATCATAATGATTTTCAGGCAAAAAATATGACTCGCTCAACAACTGGCTCTACTTTTGATGTTTACGTAAGAGATGAATTTTACGGGCATTTTGATATTCCAATATTTGGTAAACATAATATATTAAATGCGTTAAGTGTAATAGCTATTTGTCAATATGAAAATATTGATAAAGAAGGCATAATAGAAAATTTAAAAACTTTTAAAGGTGTTAAACGTAGATTTACTGAAAAACAGATGTTAGATATGGTAATCATTGATGATTATGCCCATCATCCATCTGAAATTCGGGCAACAATTGATGCAGCTCGTCAAAAATATCCAGATAAAGAAATTATCGCTATTTTTCAACCACATACATTTACTCGGACAGTAGCATTACTGAGTGAATTTGCAGAATCGTTGAATTTAGCTGACTCTATTTATTTGTGTGATATTTTTGGATCGGTAAGAGAAGATCAAGGAAATATCACAATTCAAGATATGGCTGATAAAATCAATAATGGAGCAGTTATATTAAGTGAAGAAAATATGTCCCCATTATTAGAACACCATGATGCAGTAGCTATTTTTATGGGTGCTGGAGATGTTCAAAAATTTGAATTAGCTTATGAAACATTGCTAAGCCATTCATCATTAACAAAATAA
- a CDS encoding thioredoxin family protein, producing MELLNTVEEFYIIVREAKKKTIFFFTADWCGDCQFIKPLMPEIIESHSEIDFIEIDRDKFIDLCSDLSIFGIPSFVAFENGEETGRFVNKDRKTKNEIEQFIATL from the coding sequence TTGGAATTATTAAATACGGTTGAGGAATTTTATATAATAGTTAGAGAAGCTAAGAAAAAAACGATTTTTTTCTTTACAGCAGACTGGTGCGGGGATTGTCAATTTATCAAACCTCTTATGCCTGAAATTATCGAAAGTCACTCTGAAATTGATTTTATAGAAATTGATCGCGATAAATTTATTGATTTATGTAGTGACTTATCAATTTTTGGAATACCTAGTTTTGTAGCATTTGAAAATGGAGAAGAGACTGGACGGTTTGTTAATAAAGACCGCAAAACAAAAAATGAAATCGAACAATTTATAGCAACCCTTTAA
- the ytpR gene encoding YtpR family tRNA-binding protein, with product MISVYNKEGIGDTIIVMLENSESKEQNFEKKDNVVRIYKEETNQTVGYNFFNSSNIVDSETGQVLLTKEQIKNLNKSIISAGFYDILEIDDSPKFVIGEVKECDPHPDSDHLSITQTEVDNGEILQIVCGASNIAQGQKVVVAKVGALMPNGLAIWDGELRGRPSHGMICSARELNIKDAIEKKGILVLPDSAITGETFQVN from the coding sequence ATGATTAGTGTTTACAATAAAGAAGGTATTGGAGATACAATTATTGTCATGTTAGAGAATAGTGAATCTAAGGAACAAAATTTTGAAAAAAAAGATAATGTTGTTCGAATTTATAAAGAAGAGACTAATCAAACAGTTGGATATAATTTTTTTAATAGTTCAAATATAGTGGATAGTGAAACAGGACAAGTCTTGTTGACTAAAGAACAAATAAAAAATTTGAATAAATCCATCATTTCTGCGGGATTTTATGATATTTTAGAGATTGATGATTCTCCAAAATTTGTCATCGGTGAAGTGAAAGAATGTGATCCACATCCTGATTCAGATCACCTGTCTATTACACAAACTGAGGTGGACAATGGAGAAATTCTTCAAATTGTTTGTGGAGCATCAAATATTGCTCAGGGCCAAAAAGTTGTAGTTGCCAAAGTGGGTGCTTTGATGCCTAATGGATTAGCGATATGGGATGGCGAGTTAAGAGGAAGGCCAAGTCATGGCATGATTTGTTCTGCACGAGAATTGAATATAAAAGATGCTATAGAAAAAAAAGGTATCTTAGTTTTACCAGATTCTGCTATAACAGGTGAAACTTTCCAAGTGAATTGA
- a CDS encoding universal stress protein, which translates to MLDTQQYQRILIAVDGSESSEHALMKAIKIAERNKGELIIAHVFDLNAYALGMVDTAGISTIDAIGIDVDKKLMEEMLAEYKLKAKETNIKKVQTIMVQGTPKIMLSKDIPNDYQIDLIVVGQTGMNIVERWMMGSVSEYIIRNAPCDVLIVRNKKQDEEVKND; encoded by the coding sequence ATGTTAGATACACAACAATACCAACGCATACTGATTGCAGTAGACGGAAGTGAATCTTCAGAACATGCACTTATGAAGGCAATTAAAATAGCAGAAAGAAATAAGGGTGAGTTGATTATCGCTCACGTATTTGATTTGAATGCTTATGCTTTAGGAATGGTAGATACTGCAGGAATAAGTACAATTGATGCAATAGGAATAGATGTTGATAAGAAATTAATGGAAGAAATGTTAGCAGAATACAAATTAAAAGCTAAAGAAACTAATATAAAAAAAGTTCAAACAATTATGGTGCAAGGAACACCTAAAATAATGTTATCAAAAGATATACCTAATGACTATCAAATTGATTTAATTGTGGTTGGACAAACAGGTATGAACATTGTAGAAAGATGGATGATGGGCAGCGTAAGTGAATACATCATTCGTAATGCTCCATGTGATGTTTTGATAGTACGAAATAAAAAACAAGATGAGGAAGTTAAAAATGATTAG
- a CDS encoding DNA translocase FtsK produces the protein MPKYDGPSYQKNKDSQKKFKFPFYRDTEKVTNKEDSLKNSHLNNDDSQITKQLIKNNEKNPEIDFTTFQKNNISVRNYLSTIGKEEQRKQDELKKQKKQFEKRIKQTNYSKESLKHVATPFQEGRSSTPFKVQKVPSPYYGFQERSNEKIEEIDYIKILSELKKRPEDFMLFEEYLLDEINPVFKQKEEVVLELEMVQEAQKLEPVLALETELDLEPEPVLEPEPVLELEPEPEPVLEPEPVLELEPEPEPEPEPEPEPEPEPEPEPEPEPEPEPEPEPEPEPVGISEVQKAVVNKSETIAINRPLYPIKKKRGLSRSLAGMIEDEQNIRLNRGKNIAKYFGEGIAIPIPKKIRQPVSPIRVSNKLRVENSEEIENMELMAALSRMNYLDKQTFSTKNMKQPEVQPEVQPEVQPEVQPEVQPEVQPEVQPEVQPEVQPEVQPEVQPEVQPEVQPEVQPEVQPEVQPEVQPEVQPEVQPEVQPEVQPEVQPEVQPEVQPEVQPDTNIIENLENAFIEIVEEGSVKEVELEERDDSLENTIITMEMNEEIYDENYMFPSLNLLLRPVKLEPNAIDDWVLTQAEILNETLDAFNIHAQVIGWTIGPAVTQFELQLGRGVKVNKITNLSDDLKLSLAAKDIRIEAPILGKSSVGIEIPNKKSRPVMLSEVMESKEFKESKSPLTVAIGINIAGEAVVSTIDKMPHGLIAGATGSGKSVFINSILVSLLYKATPSEVRLILIDPKAVELAPYNEIPHLLSPVISEPKAASEALKWAVNEMEERYQKLAAAGVRNIERFNEKAEEHKEFGLKIPYIVIIIDELADLMMVASNDVQDSIARITQKARAAGIHLIVATQRPSVDVITGTIKNNIPTRVAFMVSSQIDSRTILDTGGAEKLLGRGDMLFQENGSGRPIRVQGTYVEKEIERIVKHVKDQRPARYLFEPESLMAKLESVEGKDDLFDDVLPYIVSEGQVSASALQRKFKIGFNRAANLIESLENENFISGHKGSKPREVFLTKADYEEKFL, from the coding sequence ATGCCTAAATATGATGGACCTAGTTATCAAAAAAATAAAGATAGTCAAAAAAAATTCAAATTTCCTTTCTATCGGGATACAGAGAAAGTAACAAATAAGGAAGATTCTCTCAAAAATTCACATTTAAATAATGATGATAGCCAAATAACTAAACAACTAATAAAAAATAACGAGAAAAATCCAGAAATTGATTTTACAACTTTTCAAAAAAATAATATTTCTGTTAGAAATTATCTCTCAACCATTGGTAAAGAAGAACAAAGAAAACAAGATGAATTAAAAAAACAAAAAAAACAATTTGAAAAAAGAATCAAACAAACAAACTATTCAAAAGAATCTTTAAAACATGTGGCGACACCTTTTCAAGAGGGAAGAAGTTCGACCCCTTTTAAAGTTCAAAAAGTTCCATCCCCTTATTATGGTTTTCAAGAAAGATCTAATGAAAAAATTGAAGAAATCGACTATATAAAAATCCTTTCAGAGTTGAAGAAAAGACCAGAAGATTTTATGTTGTTTGAAGAATACCTATTAGATGAAATAAATCCAGTTTTTAAACAAAAAGAAGAAGTGGTACTAGAACTAGAAATGGTGCAAGAAGCACAAAAATTAGAACCAGTACTAGCATTGGAAACAGAATTAGATTTAGAACCAGAACCAGTTTTAGAACCAGAACCAGTTTTAGAACTAGAACCAGAACCAGAACCAGTTTTAGAACCAGAACCAGTTTTAGAACTAGAACCAGAACCAGAACCAGAACCAGAACCAGAACCAGAACCAGAACCAGAACCAGAACCAGAACCAGAACCAGAACCAGAACCAGAACCAGAACCAGAACCAGAACCAGAACCAGTTGGAATTTCTGAAGTTCAAAAAGCTGTTGTCAATAAATCTGAGACAATAGCTATAAACAGGCCGTTATATCCTATTAAGAAAAAACGCGGATTATCTCGTTCATTAGCAGGTATGATTGAGGACGAGCAAAACATTAGACTTAATCGAGGGAAAAATATTGCAAAATATTTTGGTGAAGGAATAGCAATACCAATACCCAAAAAAATTAGACAACCTGTCAGTCCAATTCGAGTTTCTAATAAGCTCAGAGTTGAGAATTCTGAAGAAATTGAGAATATGGAGCTAATGGCTGCATTAAGTCGAATGAATTATTTAGATAAACAGACATTTTCGACTAAGAATATGAAACAACCAGAAGTGCAACCAGAAGTGCAACCAGAAGTGCAACCAGAAGTGCAACCAGAAGTGCAACCAGAAGTGCAACCAGAAGTGCAACCAGAAGTGCAACCAGAAGTGCAACCAGAAGTGCAACCAGAAGTGCAACCAGAAGTGCAACCAGAAGTGCAACCAGAAGTGCAACCAGAAGTGCAACCAGAAGTGCAACCAGAAGTGCAACCAGAAGTGCAACCAGAAGTGCAACCAGAAGTGCAACCAGAAGTGCAACCAGAAGTGCAACCAGAAGTGCAACCAGAAGTGCAACCAGAAGTGCAACCAGATACAAATATTATAGAAAATCTAGAGAATGCTTTTATCGAAATAGTTGAAGAAGGTAGTGTGAAAGAAGTTGAACTGGAAGAAAGAGATGACTCATTAGAAAATACCATTATAACAATGGAAATGAATGAAGAAATTTATGATGAAAATTATATGTTTCCATCGCTAAATCTTTTACTTCGCCCGGTAAAACTCGAACCAAATGCAATTGATGACTGGGTTTTAACCCAAGCAGAAATATTGAATGAGACGCTAGATGCATTTAACATTCATGCTCAAGTAATCGGTTGGACAATTGGTCCGGCAGTTACTCAATTTGAACTCCAATTAGGTCGCGGCGTAAAAGTTAATAAAATAACAAATCTATCAGATGATTTAAAGCTTTCATTAGCTGCAAAAGATATCCGCATTGAAGCGCCAATTCTTGGGAAAAGCTCGGTGGGTATTGAAATTCCAAATAAAAAATCTAGACCAGTTATGCTATCTGAAGTTATGGAAAGTAAAGAGTTTAAAGAAAGTAAATCTCCTCTAACTGTAGCTATTGGAATTAATATTGCAGGAGAAGCAGTAGTTTCTACGATTGATAAGATGCCTCATGGTTTAATCGCTGGAGCAACAGGCTCAGGTAAAAGTGTTTTTATTAATTCGATTTTAGTGAGTTTATTGTACAAAGCTACGCCAAGTGAAGTGAGATTAATTTTAATTGATCCAAAAGCAGTTGAGTTGGCTCCTTATAATGAAATTCCTCATCTACTTTCTCCGGTTATTTCTGAACCTAAAGCAGCAAGCGAAGCTTTAAAATGGGCAGTAAATGAAATGGAAGAACGTTACCAAAAACTAGCTGCAGCAGGTGTTCGAAATATTGAACGATTTAATGAAAAAGCGGAAGAACATAAAGAATTTGGTTTGAAAATACCTTACATTGTCATCATCATTGATGAGTTAGCAGATTTAATGATGGTAGCCAGTAATGATGTACAAGATTCGATAGCAAGAATCACTCAAAAAGCACGAGCAGCTGGAATACATTTGATTGTTGCTACACAGAGACCAAGTGTAGATGTCATTACGGGTACAATAAAGAATAATATTCCAACTAGAGTAGCCTTTATGGTGTCTAGCCAAATTGACTCACGTACTATTTTAGATACAGGTGGTGCTGAAAAACTTCTTGGTAGAGGGGATATGCTCTTTCAAGAAAATGGTTCTGGACGTCCAATACGGGTACAAGGAACTTATGTTGAAAAAGAAATAGAACGAATCGTAAAACATGTAAAAGATCAGCGACCTGCTAGGTATCTTTTTGAGCCGGAATCTCTAATGGCAAAATTAGAATCTGTAGAGGGTAAAGATGATCTGTTTGATGATGTTCTGCCGTATATTGTTTCTGAAGGGCAAGTATCTGCTTCAGCACTTCAACGCAAATTTAAAATAGGGTTTAATCGAGCAGCTAATTTAATTGAATCACTCGAAAATGAGAATTTTATATCAGGACATAAAGGATCAAAACCGCGAGAAGTCTTTTTAACAAAGGCTGATTATGAAGAAAAATTCCTATAA